A single region of the Triticum dicoccoides isolate Atlit2015 ecotype Zavitan chromosome 2B, WEW_v2.0, whole genome shotgun sequence genome encodes:
- the LOC119364572 gene encoding probable WRKY transcription factor 34 yields MDGHTHLAMEWKDQSPGADCSMLPSFLTDPFPADPLVEDCDGGNDGSEGAGFERHGLSVAVGSPQEEGKPATPHFGQRSSSSSSLSERMQARAGFSVAKLSMPGSEYSGAQSPYLTIPPGLSPASLLESPVFLSNAMGQSSPTTGKLLMLGDTNNNNNARLEPPSVEDGPRAFSFKPLDLKSSQYTAEGKKASLPNSQHPSAPSRDVPVKTETNIQTTTRGANPLGHLNQAQFNNGQDLMKRSYHDCNNKRNRLPADSATAGGDNNAPPPDHGPPATAVDSEAAKGDYPAAVATAAPAEDGYSWRKYGQKQVKHSEYPRSYYKCTHPSCQVKKKVERSHEGHVTEIIYKGTHNHPRPAAQSRRPAGGAQVHPFNDAQMDAPADNNNNGYGNAGGSQPNAEARSLWHAGVAVQDWRGDGLEATSSPSVPGELCDSSASMQVHDGAAWFESPEGGVDVTSAVSDEVDGDDRVAHGSMSQGQGAADTTEGDELESKRRKLESCAIDMSTASRAVREPRVVIQTTSEVDILDDGYRWRKYGQKVVKGNPNPRSYYKCTHPGCSVRKHVERASHDLKSVITTYEGKHNHEVPAARNGGHGSSAASGGTGASQLSHARRAEPPSVQDGLMRLGGCGAPFGLPPRDPLGPMGNYPWPPPSLPMPSGLGAVEGLKLPMLSPSLHSVFRQRQAMETAAGFRVPKGEVKDEAAGAGAGGGAAAAAAYPQMMSRLPLGHRM; encoded by the exons ATGGACGGCCACACCCACCTAGCCATGGAGTGGAAGGACCAGAGCCCAGGGGCAGACTGCAGCATGCTGCCGAGCTTCCTCACCGACCCGTTCCCCGCGGACCCCCTGGTGGAGGACTGCGACGGCGGCAACGACGGCTCCGAGGGGGCCGGGTTCGAGAGGCACGGCCTGTCGGTGGCCGTGGGCTCGCCTCAGGAGGAAGGGAAGCCGGCGACGCCGCACTTCGGCCAGAGGTCCAGCTCCAGCAGCAGCCTCTCCGAGCGGATGCAGGCCAGAGCTGGGTTCAGCGTCGCCAAGCTCAGCATGCCTGGCAGCGAATATTCAGGAGCCCAGTCGCCTTACCTGACCATCCCGCCCGGCCTCAGCCCCGCGTCGCTGCTGGAATCGCCGGTGTTCCTCTCCAATGCCATG GGCCAGTCCTCGCCAACCACTGGGAAGTTACTCATGCTTGGTGATACCAATAACAACAATAATGCTCGGCTTGAACCTCCATCAGTTGAAGATGGTCCCCGTGCATTTTCTTTCAAGCCTTTGGATCTAAAATCATCACAGTACACCGCTGAAGGGAAGAAG GCATCTCTACCCAACAGTCAGCACCCATCAGCACCAAGCAGAGATGTTCCTGTCAAGACAGAAACCAACATTCAGACGACGACTCGAGGCGCCAATCCGCTGGGCCATCTGAACCAAGCGCAGTTCAACAACGGGCAAGACCTCATGAAGCGCAGCTACCATGACTGCAACAACAAGCGCAACCGCCTGCCAGCTGACAGTGCCACGGCGGGCGGCGACAACAACGCACCGCCTCCAGACCATGGCCCACCGGCGACGGCGGTGGACAGCGAGGCGGCGAAGGGAGATTACCCTGCAGCGGTGGCCACGGCCGCGCCGGCCGAGGACGGGTACAGCTGGAGGAAGTACGGGCAGAAGCAGGTGAAGCACAGCGAGTACCCGCGGAGCTACTACAAGTGCACGCACCCCAGCTGCCAGGTGAAGAAGAAGGTGGAGCGGTCGCACGAGGGCCACGTCACGGAGATCATCTACAAGGGCACGCACAACCACCCCAGGCCTGCCGCCCAGAGCCGCCGACCTGCCGGCGGCGCGCAGGTTCACCCGTTCAATGACGCGCAGATGGACGCGCCTGcggacaacaacaacaacggctACGGCAATGCTGGTGGCTCGCAGCCGAACGCGGAGGCGAGGTCGCTGTGGCACGCGGGCGTGGCTGTCCAGGACTGGCGCGGCGATGGGCTGGAGGCCACGTCGTCCCCCTCGGTGCCCGGCGAGCTCTGCGACTCGTCGGCTTCGATGCAGGTCCATGACGGTGCTGCCTGGTTCGAGTCTCCGGAAGGCGGCGTGGATGTCACGTCTGCCGTGTCTGACGAGGTGGACGGGGATGACAGGGTGGCCCATGGCAGCATGTCCCAGGGCCAGGGCGCCGCCGATACCACCGAGGGCGATGAACTCGAGTCCAAGAGAAG GAAGCTGGAGTCGTGCGCCATTGACATGAGCACTGCGTCCAGAGCTGTGCGCGAGCCTCGGGTCGTGATCCAGACGACGAGCGAGGTGGACATCCTCGACGACGGCTATCGCTGGCGCAAGTACGGGCAGAAGGTCGTCAAGGGCAACCCGAATCCAAG GAGCTACTACAAGTGCACGCACCCGGGGTGCTCGGTGCGGAAGCACGTGGAGCGCGCGTCGCACGACCTCAAGTCCGTGATCACCACGTACGAGGGCAAGCACAACCACGAGGTCCCGGCCGCGAGGAACGGTGGCCACGGGAGCTCGGCGGCGTCCGGCGGCACGGGGGCGTCGCAGCTGTCCCACGCGCGCAGGGCGGAGCCGCCGTCGGTGCAGGACGGGCTGATGAGGCTGGGCGGCTGCGGCGCGCCCTTCGGCCTGCCGCCGAGGGACCCGCTGGGGCCGATGGGCAACTACCCGTGGCCGCCGCCGAGCCTGCCGATGCCGTCGGGGCTCGGCGCCGTGGAGGGGCTGAAGCTCCCCATGCTGTCCCCGTCGCTGCACTCGGTGTTCAGGCAGAGGCAGGCGATGGAGACGGCGGCGGGGTTCAGGGTGCCCAAGGGCGAGGTGAAggacgaggccgccggggctggcgctgggggcggcgcggcggcggcggcggcgtatccGCAGATGATGAGCAGGCTGCCCCTGGGGCACCGGATGTAG